In one Gammaproteobacteria bacterium genomic region, the following are encoded:
- a CDS encoding mechanosensitive ion channel, translating to MAFTVALLAFAAPVGSARDTTHDAEDGQLPTDSRIQAARAALDDSGLNEDQRKQASEYLDEALRRLELAGAAREKLKRVRERVEGAPKAIEAARNAARVAEGELPDESDGDMAALEARAEKLQVELSGARERLKAADRELSSLVIGARDLIARVAGRSSELARLEAEVAVLPDPPRDLLEQARGWSLVAKRDLTQSELDVAQVRLDNQDTLSRLARAEQELASAKVARLTAVLEGVNQVLGERRIAEARDARREAEDMSRRGTEWSAPLQTLAEDTAMLRADQERVVATRQQLERELTADRSRLSTLRGDLDSDRRRVAVVGASDAIGRMLRRRRDGLPDVRALAQTVADHHDAISSAADRQVELHESQQAPENVLALAAEDTATRQEAKQLVRAHAQALADLEQAYGVYLTQVGSLELAERELIEVTVEYRDFIDDQLFEIRGPGLWSAETPARLLEGIAWGLSPLNWTAVGMDLLALVHAQPFRLLILAALFLTLLKNRRRARARLVLLARSTYRIRSDNFLLTLEALGLTLALAFVWPLPVIGIGWPLGQLGQATDFTRTVAAGLVTAGLLLAGGSFLWQLCRTSGLADRHLRWFPPFRIALQREMVWAVPVAVPLGFVMSLAADADLPAAQQAFGQIAFIALMGVWTTFNWRLFHRNGPVMTALRDQGKMPVMRQLHFLWFPAGLLLPLLMGLLSFLGYQVLALQINLLVEQSFWLLLGLWILRDLLLRYLTISERRLRLDEALRRREELKAHRAAGSEAVDEESAAVSDEEELDVDLLSEQARRVVRVAFLFCALAGVWLIWSELLASLDIFRQTSIPLTGSENTGGEGDESALTLGGALFAGLLLGVTLLATKNIPGVLEIALLQRLPLDAGARYTVKTLIQYLIAGVGLVVALGSLGLQWDKIQWLVAALGVGLGFGLQEIVANFISGIILLFERPIRVGDVVTLDGTTGVVSRIHIRATAITNYDKQELLIPNKEFITGRVVNWTLTDKVNRIVITVGVAYGSDVERAMALMLEAARENENVLDEPNPIASFEGFGDNSLNLLLRSFLGAMDNRLATITALHKAINAKFEQAGVVIAFPQRDLHLDTARPLDIRLHRGGGGRGQEEDP from the coding sequence ATGGCGTTCACCGTTGCCCTGCTGGCGTTCGCGGCGCCCGTCGGATCCGCCCGGGATACGACGCACGATGCGGAAGACGGACAACTGCCGACCGATTCCCGTATCCAGGCCGCGCGAGCCGCCCTGGACGACTCGGGCCTGAACGAGGATCAGCGCAAGCAGGCATCGGAATACCTGGACGAGGCCCTGAGGCGCCTCGAACTGGCAGGTGCGGCCAGGGAAAAACTGAAGCGCGTACGCGAGCGTGTCGAAGGTGCACCGAAGGCAATCGAGGCGGCCCGGAACGCTGCCCGCGTCGCCGAGGGCGAACTTCCTGACGAGTCTGACGGGGACATGGCGGCGCTGGAGGCCCGCGCCGAGAAGCTTCAGGTCGAGCTGTCCGGTGCGCGAGAGCGATTGAAGGCCGCCGATCGAGAGCTGTCCTCTCTGGTGATCGGCGCCAGGGACCTCATTGCCAGGGTGGCCGGCAGGAGTTCGGAACTTGCCCGTCTGGAAGCCGAGGTCGCAGTGCTGCCCGACCCGCCGCGCGACCTGCTCGAGCAGGCCCGGGGGTGGTCACTCGTTGCCAAGCGCGACCTGACGCAGTCGGAACTCGACGTCGCGCAGGTGAGGCTCGACAATCAGGACACCCTGTCGAGGCTCGCGCGTGCCGAACAGGAACTGGCCAGTGCTAAGGTCGCCCGGTTGACCGCGGTACTGGAGGGGGTGAACCAAGTGCTCGGCGAGCGGCGTATTGCCGAAGCCCGTGACGCCCGGCGCGAGGCCGAGGACATGAGCCGTCGGGGCACGGAATGGTCGGCGCCGTTGCAGACCCTGGCCGAGGACACGGCCATGCTTCGAGCCGACCAGGAACGCGTGGTGGCGACCCGGCAGCAGCTGGAACGGGAGCTGACGGCGGACCGGTCCCGGCTCTCCACGCTGCGGGGCGATCTCGACAGCGACCGGAGGCGGGTCGCAGTGGTGGGTGCCAGCGATGCCATCGGTCGTATGCTGCGGCGGCGCCGAGATGGTCTACCGGATGTGCGGGCGCTGGCTCAAACAGTGGCCGATCACCACGACGCGATCAGTAGCGCGGCCGATCGCCAGGTCGAACTCCACGAGTCGCAGCAGGCACCGGAGAACGTTCTTGCACTGGCCGCAGAGGACACCGCGACCCGCCAGGAGGCAAAGCAACTGGTACGGGCTCACGCGCAGGCGTTGGCCGACCTGGAGCAGGCCTACGGTGTCTACCTGACGCAGGTGGGCAGCCTGGAACTGGCCGAGCGCGAACTGATCGAGGTCACCGTCGAATACCGTGACTTCATCGACGATCAGTTGTTCGAGATTCGGGGTCCAGGACTGTGGTCGGCCGAGACCCCGGCCCGGCTGCTGGAAGGGATCGCCTGGGGTCTATCGCCTCTGAACTGGACCGCGGTCGGAATGGATCTTCTGGCGCTGGTGCACGCGCAGCCGTTCCGCCTGCTGATTCTTGCCGCGCTGTTCCTGACTCTGTTGAAGAACCGGAGACGGGCTCGGGCACGACTGGTCCTGCTCGCCCGCTCGACCTACAGGATCCGCAGTGACAATTTCCTGCTGACGCTGGAGGCACTGGGGCTGACCCTGGCGCTTGCGTTCGTCTGGCCGCTACCGGTGATCGGCATCGGCTGGCCGCTTGGCCAACTGGGACAGGCGACCGACTTCACGCGGACGGTCGCTGCCGGTCTGGTGACCGCCGGACTGCTGCTTGCCGGCGGGTCGTTCCTCTGGCAGCTTTGTCGAACCAGCGGACTCGCCGACCGTCATCTGCGCTGGTTCCCGCCGTTTCGAATCGCGTTGCAGCGCGAAATGGTCTGGGCCGTGCCGGTGGCCGTACCGCTGGGCTTCGTGATGAGTCTGGCGGCAGACGCAGACCTGCCGGCCGCGCAGCAGGCCTTCGGGCAGATCGCATTCATCGCCTTGATGGGCGTCTGGACCACGTTTAACTGGCGCCTGTTCCACCGCAACGGCCCGGTGATGACGGCGTTGCGGGATCAGGGCAAGATGCCGGTAATGCGGCAGTTGCATTTCCTGTGGTTTCCGGCCGGATTGTTATTGCCGCTGCTGATGGGGCTCCTGTCGTTTCTCGGCTACCAGGTCCTGGCGCTACAGATTAACCTTCTTGTCGAGCAGAGCTTCTGGCTGCTGCTGGGACTGTGGATCCTGCGTGACCTGCTGCTGCGTTATCTGACCATCAGTGAGCGACGGCTGCGTCTCGATGAGGCGTTGCGGCGTCGCGAGGAACTGAAGGCGCATCGGGCCGCCGGAAGCGAGGCGGTCGACGAGGAGTCGGCGGCGGTGTCCGATGAAGAGGAACTCGACGTCGACCTGCTCAGCGAACAGGCCAGGCGCGTGGTGCGAGTGGCCTTCCTGTTTTGTGCGCTGGCCGGGGTATGGCTGATCTGGAGTGAACTGCTGGCCTCTCTGGACATTTTCCGCCAAACCAGCATTCCGCTCACCGGCAGCGAGAACACCGGCGGCGAGGGTGACGAATCGGCATTGACGCTCGGCGGTGCGCTGTTCGCCGGGCTCCTGCTCGGCGTGACCCTGCTGGCGACGAAGAACATCCCGGGGGTGCTGGAGATCGCGCTCCTGCAGCGCCTGCCGCTCGATGCGGGGGCGCGCTACACGGTCAAGACCTTGATTCAGTATCTGATCGCAGGCGTGGGCCTGGTGGTCGCGCTGGGCAGTCTCGGGCTGCAATGGGACAAGATCCAGTGGCTGGTCGCGGCACTTGGTGTCGGTCTCGGTTTCGGGTTACAGGAGATCGTCGCCAATTTCATCAGCGGTATCATTCTGCTGTTCGAGCGACCGATCCGGGTCGGCGACGTGGTCACGCTTGACGGGACGACGGGGGTAGTCTCTCGCATCCACATCCGGGCAACCGCAATCACGAACTACGACAAGCAGGAACTGCTGATCCCGAACAAGGAGTTCATCACCGGTCGGGTGGTCAACTGGACCCTGACCGACAAGGTCAATCGTATCGTGATCACGGTCGGTGTGGCGTACGGATCCGACGTGGAACGTGCCATGGCGTTGATGCTGGAGGCCGCGCGCGAGAACGAGAACGTACTGGACGAACCGAATCCGATCGCCTCGTTCGAAGGCTTTGGTGACAATTCGCTGAACCTGCTGCTGCGCAGCTTTCTCGGCGCCATGGACAACCGCCTCGCTACGATCACGGCACTGCACAAGGCGATCAACGCCAAATTCGAGCAGGCCGGGGTCGTGATCGCGTTCCCCCAGCGCGACCTGCACCTCGATACCGCCAGACCGCTGGACATCCGCCTGCATCGAGGGGGCGGGGGTCGAGGCCAGGAAGAGGACCCGTAA